Proteins found in one Clostridium kluyveri DSM 555 genomic segment:
- a CDS encoding type I restriction endonuclease subunit R yields the protein MNEEQFETELIQYITSGTITKPEHLEVISGFTVSEKSADYCVKTKLWKYEPKIKTTDQLWDNFKEILERHNQNTLDHPLSTVEFNQVKKIISDIQTPYEAGQFLYGLNGVSQIEIDLDDGRHVFLTVFDQKQIGAGDTVYQVVNQIERPAVIAGKQSRRFDTTLLINGLPIIQIEEKRDTHDVNEALNQMHQYSKENQYGDIFSTLQILVAITPNNVKYMANTTPDKFNKDFAFNWQRKSDNIIVRNWKEFADSMLSIPMAHQMATNYMILDGTKNKQMLKVMRPYQVYATQNVIEKLKKVDFELGTNKVGYVWHTTGSGKTITSFKTAWLASRMPKVDKVVFVVDRIALTKQTNENYRAYDPDAGEDMIGSVQDTNNTTDLSRKLKSKDNGIIVTSVQKLDTLVKRKSFKSPDKNVVFIVDEAHRSTGGESFAKIQKAFRKSAWVGYTGTPMFDETTSGLRTEDIFGPLLHAYTIREAIADRNVLGFKVDFETTIDEEQMKTKYLPNFYRERYPKWTEQQIKDKINNLSQEDMDDAVEPSFYDENPDHIKLVVEDIFKNWRNRSNEGKYNALFTTHVGGGKASTPMAMMYFNEFQRVNDENKKNGGQTLKVAVTFSQNSSNNDSMLATNQGLYDAIKAYNKEFGTSFGMDDVAGYTQDVTSRLNKTATDKNFLDIVIVVDQLLTGFDAPELNTLYVDRTLKGAGLIQAYSRTNRIADMQEKPWGRIVNYRWPAQNEKLMNEALAIYANKDSAILSENEQRKSNQKDGIIAKTFEDEFNEVKEVAQKLGSLTNKFQQLPPSEKQKEYMFDLLRDYNAGMAKLKQYTSEEVDGNTVGFNYDNPDELVEKLGMTGAQETMLTTVLTNELKQYMSKKKKIPFYQIELKMTHVKDVKIDYDYLTELVEQLLNQVHEGKSQEAQATKEKIDQFATGLEDRNYAVKVMNAAIAIIKGHFPTEGFNLKYPVKLRDSEQIIQAANNVSLDRMFLDFRVKWGITDIITSAQMRELFSHHRYGIQDLDDTGQIRDIIAKASRDYKTLAHDEKIQSLSKIKYRNGLRKAIYELADEHAES from the coding sequence ATGAATGAAGAGCAATTTGAAACTGAATTAATACAATATATTACCAGTGGAACCATAACTAAACCTGAACACCTGGAAGTAATCAGCGGCTTTACGGTTAGTGAAAAATCTGCTGATTACTGTGTGAAAACAAAGCTGTGGAAGTATGAACCCAAAATTAAAACTACAGATCAGCTTTGGGATAACTTCAAAGAGATTCTTGAGAGGCACAATCAAAATACACTTGATCATCCACTAAGTACTGTGGAATTTAATCAAGTTAAAAAGATTATATCTGATATTCAAACACCATATGAAGCTGGACAATTTTTATATGGACTCAATGGTGTATCGCAAATCGAAATTGATTTGGATGACGGCCGTCACGTGTTTTTAACGGTTTTCGATCAAAAACAGATTGGCGCTGGGGATACGGTATATCAAGTGGTTAATCAAATTGAACGCCCTGCAGTTATCGCTGGGAAACAAAGCCGCCGTTTTGATACTACACTTCTTATTAATGGTTTGCCTATCATACAAATTGAAGAAAAACGTGATACACATGATGTCAATGAAGCGCTGAATCAAATGCATCAATATTCTAAAGAAAACCAATATGGTGATATTTTTTCCACCTTGCAGATATTGGTGGCAATTACGCCAAATAATGTGAAGTATATGGCGAATACCACGCCGGATAAGTTCAATAAGGACTTTGCTTTTAACTGGCAGCGTAAAAGTGATAATATCATTGTTCGCAATTGGAAAGAGTTTGCGGATTCAATGCTAAGTATTCCAATGGCACATCAGATGGCTACTAATTATATGATTTTGGATGGCACAAAAAACAAACAAATGTTAAAAGTAATGCGTCCATATCAGGTATACGCCACTCAGAATGTAATTGAAAAATTAAAGAAAGTTGATTTTGAACTGGGTACAAATAAAGTAGGTTATGTTTGGCATACCACTGGTTCCGGTAAAACTATAACCAGTTTTAAAACAGCATGGCTTGCAAGCCGCATGCCGAAAGTTGACAAAGTTGTCTTCGTAGTGGATAGAATTGCTTTAACGAAACAAACAAATGAAAATTACAGGGCCTATGATCCGGATGCTGGTGAAGATATGATTGGAAGTGTTCAAGATACCAATAATACTACTGATTTAAGCCGTAAACTAAAGAGTAAAGATAATGGTATCATTGTTACTTCTGTTCAAAAACTTGATACTTTAGTGAAACGTAAATCATTTAAATCACCTGATAAAAATGTTGTATTTATTGTGGATGAGGCACACCGTTCAACTGGAGGCGAAAGTTTTGCAAAGATACAAAAGGCTTTTAGAAAATCCGCCTGGGTTGGTTATACAGGGACACCCATGTTTGATGAAACTACCAGCGGTTTGCGAACTGAAGACATTTTTGGACCGCTGCTACATGCCTATACTATTCGTGAAGCAATTGCAGACAGAAATGTTTTAGGTTTTAAAGTGGATTTTGAAACAACCATTGATGAAGAGCAAATGAAAACCAAATATCTGCCAAATTTTTACCGGGAACGCTATCCGAAATGGACTGAACAGCAAATTAAAGATAAGATCAATAATCTAAGTCAGGAAGATATGGATGATGCGGTTGAACCAAGTTTCTATGACGAAAATCCGGATCACATCAAATTAGTAGTTGAAGATATTTTCAAGAACTGGCGAAATCGCTCAAACGAAGGTAAGTATAATGCACTTTTTACCACTCATGTTGGCGGCGGGAAAGCCAGTACGCCAATGGCAATGATGTATTTCAATGAATTTCAGCGAGTAAATGATGAGAATAAGAAGAATGGTGGACAAACATTAAAAGTAGCAGTTACATTTAGCCAGAACTCATCCAATAATGATAGCATGCTTGCCACCAATCAAGGTTTATATGATGCTATAAAGGCCTATAACAAAGAATTTGGTACAAGTTTTGGCATGGATGATGTAGCTGGATATACACAGGATGTTACTAGTCGTTTGAATAAAACTGCTACGGACAAGAACTTCCTGGATATTGTGATTGTGGTAGATCAGCTTTTGACTGGATTTGATGCACCGGAACTTAATACCCTTTATGTAGATAGAACACTTAAAGGGGCCGGACTTATTCAAGCCTATTCAAGGACAAACCGTATTGCTGACATGCAGGAAAAACCCTGGGGGCGTATTGTAAACTATCGCTGGCCTGCTCAAAATGAGAAGCTGATGAATGAAGCTCTGGCAATTTATGCCAATAAAGATTCAGCAATTTTATCAGAAAATGAGCAGCGTAAATCCAATCAAAAAGATGGTATTATCGCTAAAACTTTTGAGGATGAGTTTAATGAAGTCAAAGAGGTTGCTCAGAAATTAGGCAGTTTAACTAATAAGTTCCAGCAATTGCCGCCTTCTGAAAAGCAAAAAGAATATATGTTTGATTTGCTGCGTGATTATAATGCCGGTATGGCTAAATTAAAACAATATACCTCTGAAGAAGTTGATGGAAATACAGTAGGTTTCAACTACGACAATCCTGATGAATTAGTTGAAAAATTAGGCATGACAGGTGCTCAAGAAACCATGCTTACCACAGTTTTAACCAATGAGCTTAAACAGTATATGTCAAAGAAAAAGAAAATTCCTTTTTATCAAATTGAGTTGAAAATGACCCATGTCAAAGATGTGAAAATAGATTATGATTATCTAACTGAATTGGTGGAACAATTATTAAACCAGGTGCATGAGGGCAAGAGCCAGGAGGCGCAAGCTACGAAAGAGAAAATTGATCAATTTGCCACTGGCTTGGAAGACAGAAATTATGCTGTAAAGGTTATGAATGCAGCAATTGCTATTATCAAAGGGCATTTTCCAACCGAGGGCTTTAATCTTAAATATCCAGTAAAATTGAGAGATAGTGAGCAAATTATTCAGGCGGCCAACAATGTCAGCCTTGATAGAATGTTCCTGGATTTTCGGGTGAAGTGGGGAATTACAGACATTATCACAAGTGCCCAGATGCGTGAATTATTTAGTCATCATCGTTATGGTATACAGGATTTAGATGATACCGGTCAAATCCGGGATATAATTGCCAAAGCAAGCAGGGATTATAAGACGTTGGCACATGATGAAAAGATACAATCTTTGTCTAAAATCAAGTATCGTAATGGTTTGCGTAAAGCCATTTATGAATTGGCTGATGAGCATGCTGAAAGCTAA
- the aiiA gene encoding quorum-quenching N-acyl homoserine lactonase AiiA, with amino-acid sequence MVKKLYFLPAGSCFLDQSAVNKNLPSGKLVEMPVWCFLLETKEGSILVDSGMPDCFVNNPDYYKGTRREGRLVPNMTEADRIENILKKVGYSINDIQMVVSSHLHLDHAGGNGHFRKAPIIIQKTEFEAAIGNDDYSPYECRISDLNYKLIEGDYELAPGIQIFHTPGHSPGHQSVLVKTERTGYILLTIDVAYNKEIFDNDIPFLSSDTEMASKSISNMKKLVQEIKPEFIFFGHDAEQAKNWHTLYPNFL; translated from the coding sequence ATGGTAAAAAAATTATATTTTCTGCCTGCTGGTTCTTGTTTTCTTGATCAGTCAGCGGTTAATAAAAATCTTCCATCAGGTAAATTAGTTGAAATGCCAGTATGGTGTTTTTTATTAGAAACAAAGGAGGGCTCTATTTTAGTTGATAGTGGAATGCCAGATTGTTTTGTGAATAATCCAGATTATTATAAAGGAACTCGAAGAGAAGGCAGACTAGTTCCTAATATGACTGAGGCTGACAGAATTGAAAATATCTTAAAAAAAGTTGGATATAGTATCAATGATATTCAGATGGTTGTGAGTTCTCATCTACACTTAGATCATGCTGGAGGAAATGGACATTTTAGAAAAGCACCGATTATTATTCAGAAAACAGAATTCGAAGCTGCTATTGGCAATGATGATTATTCACCTTATGAATGCAGAATATCAGATTTAAATTACAAGTTGATTGAAGGAGATTATGAATTGGCACCAGGTATACAGATTTTTCATACGCCAGGTCATTCACCAGGTCATCAATCAGTACTTGTAAAAACCGAACGAACAGGATATATACTCTTGACTATTGATGTGGCATACAATAAAGAAATTTTTGATAATGATATTCCATTTTTATCGTCAGATACAGAGATGGCTTCAAAGTCAATTAGTAATATGAAAAAACTTGTTCAGGAGATTAAACCAGAGTTCATATTTTTTGGGCATGATGCTGAACAGGCAAAAAACTGGCATACATTATATCCAAATTTCTTATAG
- a CDS encoding restriction endonuclease subunit S, whose protein sequence is MDKNKANVPKIRFPGFTDPWEQRKLKDVAYYIRGSFPQPYTNPDFYDEENGKPFVQVADIGFDLRLNPDTKAHISKIAEPKSRFVEAGKIVVALQGSIEKSIGRTAITQYDAYFDRTILIFEEYKFPIDKQYFAQVIKKLFEIEKERAWGATISTITKEHLNDFIIGVPKIEEQNKIGLFFRNLDNLITLHQRKLNHLKDEKKGLLQKMFPKKGENFPELRFPGFTDPWEQRKLKNIVDVKSGRDYKHLSEGKIPVYGTGGYMLSVNEALSYKEDAIGIGRKGTIDKPYILRAPFWTVDTLFYAVPENNNNLNFVYDIFQNIKWKQKDESTGVPSLSKTAINNVDVLIPDYKEQKQIGDFFQDIDNLITLHQRESFLIMIPG, encoded by the coding sequence ATGGATAAAAATAAAGCTAATGTACCTAAAATAAGATTTCCAGGATTTACCGACCCTTGGGAACAGCGTAAGTTAAAAGATGTGGCATATTATATAAGGGGATCATTTCCTCAACCTTATACAAACCCAGACTTTTATGATGAAGAAAATGGAAAACCATTTGTTCAAGTTGCAGATATTGGATTTGATTTGAGATTAAATCCTGATACAAAAGCACATATCAGCAAAATAGCTGAGCCTAAAAGTCGATTTGTTGAAGCTGGAAAGATAGTAGTTGCTTTACAAGGAAGCATTGAGAAAAGTATTGGCAGAACGGCTATTACACAATACGACGCTTATTTTGATCGCACAATATTAATTTTTGAAGAATATAAATTCCCCATAGATAAACAATATTTTGCACAAGTAATTAAGAAACTATTTGAGATAGAAAAGGAAAGAGCGTGGGGAGCAACTATTAGCACAATTACAAAAGAACATTTAAATGATTTTATAATTGGCGTACCCAAAATTGAAGAACAGAATAAAATCGGTTTGTTTTTTCGTAATCTTGACAACCTTATCACCCTTCATCAGCGTAAGTTAAATCACCTGAAGGATGAGAAGAAAGGTTTGTTACAAAAAATGTTCCCGAAAAAAGGTGAGAATTTTCCAGAACTTCGTTTTCCGGGATTTACTGACCCTTGGGAACAGCGTAAGTTAAAAAATATAGTTGATGTTAAAAGCGGGAGAGACTATAAGCACCTTTCAGAGGGTAAAATTCCAGTCTATGGAACTGGTGGATATATGCTAAGTGTGAATGAAGCTTTATCATATAAAGAAGATGCGATAGGTATTGGGAGAAAAGGTACAATTGATAAACCATACATATTGAGAGCACCTTTTTGGACTGTGGATACCTTATTTTATGCGGTTCCTGAGAATAATAATAATTTAAATTTTGTTTATGATATTTTTCAAAATATAAAATGGAAACAAAAAGATGAATCAACAGGTGTGCCAAGTTTATCCAAAACTGCTATTAATAATGTAGATGTTTTGATACCTGATTATAAGGAACAGAAACAAATAGGTGACTTTTTCCAAGATATTGACAACCTTATCACCCTTCATCAGCGTGAGTCATTTTTGATAATGATTCCTGGTTAA
- a CDS encoding DUF6429 family protein — translation MDKTNPEKAVKELTMLLMYLTRFKERDYFGSDLDMAWKGYDFDIINELDKEDYIRQGSHRSKSVAITDEGMKLSRELLAKYNISDWK, via the coding sequence ATGGATAAGACTAACCCGGAGAAAGCAGTTAAAGAGTTGACCATGCTGTTGATGTATTTAACAAGATTTAAGGAACGTGATTATTTTGGATCAGATCTGGATATGGCTTGGAAGGGATATGATTTCGATATTATTAATGAACTGGATAAGGAAGATTATATCCGGCAGGGGAGCCACCGTTCTAAGTCTGTAGCAATTACAGATGAAGGCATGAAATTATCACGGGAATTATTGGCCAAGTATAATATATCAGATTGGAAGTAG
- a CDS encoding TetR/AcrR family transcriptional regulator, with amino-acid sequence MSKEKEMDTSTTKLSREDKNRRRILFEARKLFIDNKGTDGVNMHQIAKAAEVGQATLYRRYKEIGDICIEIVKEECQPLFNELNKYLNKNLESEPLDKLYHVIERFVTFLDEKNPWLCAVSRTILGYRPMQTPLYQWMRNTCRTLLSEAEQHGDISDVDITYTVEIMLSALHDLDFHLNNSRLTTERIIQGLDRIFIRGLKSKRI; translated from the coding sequence GTGAGTAAAGAAAAAGAAATGGATACTTCCACTACAAAACTTTCTAGAGAAGATAAAAACAGAAGACGAATTTTATTCGAAGCGAGAAAACTATTTATTGATAATAAAGGTACTGATGGTGTAAACATGCATCAGATTGCAAAAGCCGCAGAGGTTGGGCAAGCAACTCTCTATCGCAGGTATAAAGAAATAGGTGATATTTGTATTGAAATTGTTAAAGAAGAGTGTCAGCCTTTATTTAATGAACTCAACAAATATTTAAATAAAAACTTAGAGTCCGAACCTTTAGATAAACTGTATCATGTTATAGAGAGATTTGTTACGTTTTTAGATGAAAAAAATCCATGGCTTTGTGCTGTCAGCCGCACTATATTGGGATATCGTCCAATGCAGACTCCTCTATATCAATGGATGCGCAATACATGCAGAACATTGTTAAGTGAAGCCGAGCAGCATGGAGATATCTCTGACGTTGATATTACATATACTGTTGAAATCATGTTATCAGCACTTCATGATCTTGATTTTCATTTAAACAATTCCCGGCTTACCACAGAACGAATCATACAAGGCTTGGACCGGATTTTTATTAGGGGCTTAAAAAGCAAGAGAATATAG
- a CDS encoding methyltransferase domain-containing protein, whose amino-acid sequence MCINNIKKKDRIRELIQNNNNLFKCPICSGTMIMNDFGSLTCNLKHNFDLSKKGYLNLLVSGKAPVYSKKLFEARHRVCKTGFYAPLLNKLAQILDEYKKSRDNKKIKILDTGCGEGSHIYSISQRAKENQGNIYVGVDISKDSISIAARNNAHIIWCVADLTRLPFQNKSFDVALNILSPANYGEFDRILNDSGIVIKVVPGSSYLKELREIIYIDKDIPDYSNSKVIDYFKQKLDIKDIQNINYKFDVSEELLPYFIKMTPLTWGKSIEKLNNVYKKNISSITVDLTLIIGIKKR is encoded by the coding sequence ATGTGTATAAATAATATTAAGAAAAAAGATAGAATTAGAGAATTGATACAAAACAATAATAATTTATTTAAATGTCCTATATGCAGCGGGACAATGATTATGAATGATTTTGGAAGCTTGACTTGTAATTTAAAACATAACTTTGATTTATCTAAAAAAGGTTACCTGAATTTATTAGTATCGGGCAAAGCTCCTGTATATTCAAAGAAATTATTTGAAGCAAGACATAGAGTTTGTAAAACTGGTTTCTATGCCCCCTTGCTCAATAAACTTGCGCAAATACTTGATGAATACAAAAAATCCAGGGACAATAAAAAAATAAAGATTTTAGATACAGGATGCGGTGAAGGGTCCCACATTTACAGTATTTCTCAAAGGGCTAAAGAAAATCAGGGCAACATTTATGTAGGAGTGGATATTTCAAAAGACAGTATCAGTATTGCTGCAAGAAACAATGCTCATATTATTTGGTGTGTGGCAGATTTAACAAGGCTGCCTTTTCAAAATAAGAGTTTTGATGTGGCACTAAATATTTTATCTCCAGCTAATTATGGTGAATTTGATAGAATATTAAATGATAGTGGAATTGTTATAAAAGTAGTTCCAGGATCCAGTTATCTTAAAGAATTACGTGAAATAATTTATATTGACAAGGATATTCCTGACTATTCAAATAGTAAAGTAATTGATTATTTTAAGCAAAAGCTGGATATTAAGGATATTCAAAATATCAACTATAAATTTGATGTCAGTGAAGAACTTTTACCGTATTTCATTAAAATGACACCATTAACTTGGGGAAAAAGTATTGAAAAATTAAATAATGTATACAAAAAGAATATATCTTCAATAACTGTAGATTTAACATTAATAATTGGTATTAAGAAAAGATAA
- a CDS encoding site-specific integrase translates to MLEKVKRTDLFYQYYGQWITVYKDGAIRKVTMDKYLMTKKWLEKLIPKLIICDLNRITYQQLLNNYAAWHERQTTMDFHHQLKAAILDAVDEGLIDRDPTRKAIIKGKTPRDKKTKYLNQFELHTLLSNLDLKPEVSWDWFILLVAKTGMRFSEALALTPKDFDFSHQILSISKTWDYKGSGGFLPTKNQSSVRKVQIDWQTVIQFSELLNGLPEGSPIFTENKVYNSTVNGILTRRCKNAKIPVISIHGLRHTHASLLLFAGVSIASVARRLGHASMTTTQKTYLHIIQELENKDVDLVMRSLSGLS, encoded by the coding sequence ATGTTAGAAAAAGTAAAAAGAACTGATTTATTTTACCAATATTATGGGCAATGGATTACAGTCTACAAAGATGGTGCTATAAGGAAAGTGACTATGGATAAATACCTTATGACGAAAAAATGGCTTGAAAAACTTATTCCAAAACTTATAATTTGCGATTTGAATCGTATAACTTACCAGCAATTACTTAATAACTATGCTGCATGGCATGAACGTCAAACAACAATGGATTTTCATCATCAATTAAAAGCTGCAATTTTGGATGCAGTGGATGAAGGTCTAATTGATAGGGATCCTACGCGAAAAGCAATAATCAAAGGAAAAACTCCAAGAGATAAAAAAACAAAGTACCTGAATCAGTTTGAGCTGCATACTCTATTAAGCAATCTTGATTTAAAGCCTGAAGTAAGCTGGGATTGGTTTATACTATTAGTTGCAAAAACCGGAATGCGATTTTCAGAAGCATTAGCGCTTACACCCAAAGATTTTGATTTTTCACATCAGATTCTTTCAATCAGTAAAACATGGGATTATAAAGGAAGTGGCGGCTTTCTTCCAACAAAAAATCAATCTTCTGTACGAAAAGTACAAATAGACTGGCAAACAGTAATTCAGTTTTCTGAATTACTAAATGGATTGCCGGAAGGCAGCCCTATATTTACAGAAAACAAAGTATATAATTCAACTGTCAATGGCATATTAACAAGACGCTGTAAAAATGCAAAAATTCCAGTAATTTCAATTCACGGATTACGGCACACCCATGCCTCTCTTTTGTTATTTGCTGGTGTATCAATTGCAAGTGTTGCCAGAAGGTTAGGTCATGCTAGTATGACAACAACCCAAAAAACCTATTTACACATTATTCAGGAACTTGAAAATAAAGATGTAGATTTGGTTATGCGTTCATTGTCAGGATTAAGTTAA
- a CDS encoding restriction endonuclease subunit S, whose product MKKLSELVELVSGSPQFRITEVFDEKTPLFTYYSQTDLTDDLVGIISNGVDNKQVRTNDKVNTLCHGDVVFSLITGTAAMVRKEYEGYLYTQNYVKLLPGHNIDSKFLVYLINENKTIKKQFVLGLQGSQVLKYTLKQLKELEIPRIPSIDKQKIIGQVYFNQLRLKTLRNRAAELEAKIILSRLEEASEK is encoded by the coding sequence ATGAAAAAGTTGAGTGAATTGGTTGAATTAGTAAGTGGATCTCCTCAGTTTAGGATTACTGAAGTGTTTGATGAGAAAACACCGCTTTTTACTTATTATAGTCAAACAGATTTAACAGATGATTTGGTGGGTATTATTTCAAATGGTGTGGACAATAAACAGGTCAGAACCAATGATAAAGTAAATACCTTGTGCCATGGTGATGTGGTGTTTAGTTTAATTACGGGAACTGCAGCCATGGTAAGAAAAGAGTATGAGGGATATCTTTACACGCAAAACTACGTTAAGTTGTTACCTGGCCATAACATTGACTCAAAGTTTTTGGTCTATCTCATTAATGAAAACAAAACCATTAAGAAACAGTTTGTGCTGGGGCTGCAAGGTTCGCAAGTTTTAAAATATACTCTTAAGCAGCTTAAAGAGCTTGAAATACCGAGAATACCTTCCATAGATAAGCAAAAAATTATAGGACAAGTTTATTTTAATCAGTTAAGACTGAAAACACTTAGAAATAGGGCAGCAGAGCTTGAAGCAAAAATCATATTATCCCGGTTAGAGGAGGCAAGTGAGAAATGA